One Oryza sativa Japonica Group chromosome 8, ASM3414082v1 DNA window includes the following coding sequences:
- the LOC4345713 gene encoding uncharacterized protein encodes MEIPTDAIHRLRSSLREPFSAPASASATPPFPSVADAVAAFDSRVGVGAAGATPRCGRCGAAGGLLRGEGSAVCAYCGCPRREGCGGVAAFRGSVAYRWLLGSLGLDGSEPVEFDNESTDSSKTKEALKNGMVLSDLLDLKLSFPPENKETSGSTENNEQSSAEHMLKLSGVNLDSFFAARMENTTTAAVPTQKHTVVQEKQSTDSHGSSSLEMRATYLTGTKTSSQNTNQIEVTPAFANWDADFQSASSESVTEDSKKSDLFNSASNVKASSFPAHVTAISPVVPSGNETYMRSTKLEDSKDLASASGMLVKDESNSGIFPENNIAEFTESSLSKSSAHSDQLPARGDTGVGIDEAFDDWQEFTGGNQGSLSNAGEHMEGPIESNPSEIKTVDTWPVSSMESSNNVTDNSVDDWQAFTSSSGQGGNSVKPIEGSAASQGGDVVKPVGQTASISFEHFSEANSVELWPVGNINELHNTKVVNETNDSFDDWQDFTTSGQGQGAPSNQVGGMIEVSRITQKETSDDSWFTTDVKEEINKDLVNTTNAMLDDFQSFSGSDLAPQSSSFVSGEMMNPSFGQHEGTDTVQSWLGGSNNMGTNMATTNSEDNSFDIWKDFTTSGHQKENISIFERKKTSTSSEPAKETDPMDLWLTSNAQESNSSKDANRINDSSGGWQDFANFGQKESMKIPGVGHSAKDSSSNSAELKNHEQINEDSDPFDDWQDFKNSHPLDTSLQVPSNSSFDNSLVRMPDALEGLEFGSFAQSVPSQSQRDNKENSNETNTVSSNHNLERMVGRQQTGDLGSLSTIWPTTSHDTQSVSKPESADANVERLLSQMHDLSFMLKDDLSIPDKPVGHYKP; translated from the exons atggaGATCCCCACCGACGCCATCCACCGCCTCCGCTCCTCCCTACGCGAGCCCTTctccgcccccgcctccgcctccgcgacgccgcccttcCCCTCCGTCGCGGACGCCGTGGCCGCCTTCGACTCCCGCGTGGGAGTGGGCGCCGCGGGGGCCACCCCCCGGTGCGGCCGCTGCGGGGCCGCGGGggggctcctccgcggcgaggggTCCGCCGTGTGCGCCTACTGCGGGTGCCCCAGGCGGGAGGGGTGCGGCGGTGTCGCCGCCTTCCGCGGCAGTGTGGCGTACCGGTGGCTGCTCGGCTCGCTCGGGCTGGATGGATCC GAGCCTGTAGAATTTGACAACGAGTCTACTGATTCAAGTAAAACCAAAGAAGCACTGAAGAATGGGATGGTCTTATCTGATCTGCTGGACCTTAAACTTTCCTTCCCCCCTGAGAATAAGGAAACATCTGGAAGTACCGAAAACAATGAACAGTCATCTGCTGAACATATGCTAAAATTATCTGGTGTTAACCTAGACTCATTTTTCGCTGCAAGAATGGAGAACACAACCACTGCTGCAGTTCCTACTCAAAAACATACTGTGGTGCAGGAAAAACAAAGCACAGATAGTCATGGTTCTTCCAGTTTGGAGATGCGTGCTACATACTTAACTGGAACGAAAACAAGTTCTcaaaacacaaatcaaatagAAGTTACTCCAGCATTTGCAAATTGGGATGCTGACTTTCAGTCTGCTAGCTCAGAAAGTGTCACCGAGGACTCCAAGAAATCTGACCTATTTAACAGCGCCTCGAATGTCAAGGCTTCTAGTTTTCCAGCACATGTAACTGCCATCAGCCCAGTTGTACCTAGTGGAAATGAAACATATATGAGAAGTACCAAGCTAGAAGATTCAAAAGATTTGGCTTCAGCAAGTGGCATGCTAGTTAAAGATGAAAGTAACAGTGGAATCTTTCCTGAGAACAATATTGCTGAGTTCACCGAGTCCTCCCTTAGCAAGAGTTCAGCGCATAGTGATCAATTGCCTGCAAGGGGTGATACTGGAGTCGGTATAGATGAAGCTTTTGATGACTGGCAAGAGTTTACTGGTGGAAATCAGGGAAGCCTGTCGAATGCAGGAGAACATATGGAGGGGCCTATAGAGAGCAACCCCTCCGAAATAAAAACCGTAGATACCTGGCCTGTTAGTAGCATGGAATCATCCAATAATGTTACTGACAACTCTGTTGATGATTGGCAAGCTTTTACTTCCAGCTCTGGTCAAGGAGGAAATTCGGTGAAGCCAATAGAAGGGTCAGCTGCTAGTCAAGGAGGAGATGTGGTGAAACCAGTTGGACAAACAGCAAGCATCTCATTTGAACATTTTTCAGAAGCTAATTCTGTTGAGTTATGGCCTGTGGGCAATATTAATGAGCTTCATAATACCAAAGTAGTAAACGAAACTAATGATTCTTTTGATGATTGGCAAGATTTTACAACCTCTGGTCAAGGTCAAGGTGCACCATCTAATCAAGTTGGAGGCATGATTGAAGTCTCACGTATCACTCAGAAAGAAACAAGTGATGACTCATGGTTCACAACAGATGTTAAGGAAGAAATAAATAAAGATTTAGTGAATACAACTAATGCCATGTTGGACGATTTTCAAAGTTTTTCTGGTTCAGATCTAGCACCACAAAGTTCATCGTTTGTAAGTGGAGAAATGATGAATCCTTCATTTGGGCAACATGAAGGAACTGATACTGTGCAATCATGGTTGGGTGGCAGCAATAATATGGGTACAAACATGGCCACAACAAATAGTGAAGACAATTCATTTGATATTTGGAAAGATTTTACAACGTCGGGTCATCAAAAAGAAAACATTTCtatttttgagagaaaaaaaactagcacATCATCAGAGCCAGCTAAAGAAACTGATCCAATGGATTTGTGGTTAACCAGCAATGCCCAGGAATCTAATAGCAGCAAAGATGCTAATAGAATTAATGACTCATCTGGTGGATGGCAGGATTTTGCTAATTTTGGTCAAAAAGAAAGTATGAAAATTCCTGGGGTAGGGCACTCTGCGAAAgattcttcaagcaattcagcTGAACTTAAGAACCATGAACAGATAAATGAAGATAGTGACCCATTTGATGACTGGCAGGATTTCAAGAACTCACATCCACTGGATACAAGCTTACAAGTTCCATCAAATTCTTCATTTGATAACTCTTTAGTACGGATGCCTGATGCACTAGAAGGACTGGAATTTGGGAGCTTTGCACAGTCTGTTCCATCCCAAAGCCAAAGAGATAATAAGGAGAATTCTAACGAAACAAATACGGTTTCATCCAATCATAACTTAGAAAG GATGGTTGGAAGGCAGCAGACAGGCGATTTGGGTTCACTGTCTACCATTTGGCCAACTACAAGTCATGACACCCAATCTGTTTCAAAACCGGAATCTGCTGATGCAAATGTAGAGAGACTGCTGTCGCAGATGCACGACTTATCCTTTATGCTCAAAGATGATCTGTCGATCCCTGATAAACCTGTAGGTCATTATAAGCCTTGA
- the LOC4345716 gene encoding cyclase-associated protein 1: protein MDEALVGRLEAAVSRLEALNGAAGATARGGYGGQVDHASAHDPAILAFDELVAGAVGRVSAAAGKIGAEVAEVTRVLEKAFLVGKDLLVRTKQTQKPTVDSIAVFMGPLNETILEANSLAEGTRSSHGNHLKAAAGSLAALAWIGYTGKGCGMPLPIAHVEESWQMAEFYSNKVLVEYKSKDPDHVEWAKALKELFVPSLRDYVKTFYPLGPVWQPPGSSTSKAPSAPCPPSASLFSSSAQSSQPKTGMSAVFAEISSGKSMTQGLRTVTADMKSKNRTDRTGVVAAEGKEAHKKPSSSSTKLPSKLELQMGRKWIVEHHVGNKNLVIEDCDTKQSIYVFGCKDSVLQVKGKVNNITIDKCSKMGLLFKGVVAACEIVNCNSIEVQCEGSVPTISIDNTSGCQLYLSKESLETSITTAKSSEINALVPDANSDGDWAEHSLPQQFIHAFKDGQFTTLPACHSGG, encoded by the exons ATGGACGAAGCCCTGGTGGGCAGGCTGGAGGCCGCGGTGTCCCGGCTCGAAGCTCTCAATGGCGCCGCCGGTGCCACGGCGAGAGGCGGCTACGGCGGCCAGGTCGACCACGCGTCGGCGCATGACCCAGCGATCCTGGCGTTCgacgagctcgtcgccggcgccgtcgggagggtgtcggcggcggccggcaagaTCGGGGCGGAGGTCGCGGAGGTGACCAGGGTGCTGGAGAAGGCGTTCTTGGTTGGGAAGGACCTTCTTGTCAGGACCAAGCAAACTCAG AAGCCAACCGTGGATTCCATCGCAGTATTCATGGGGCCTCTGAATGAAACAATATTGGAGGCAAATTCATTGGCAGAGGGGACAAGATCGAGCCATGGCAACCATCTGAAAGCAGCCGCCGGTAGCCTGGCCGCTCTGGCGTGGATTGGGTACACCGGCAAAGGTTGCG GTATGCCCCTTCCTATTGCTCATGTAGAAGAGAGTTGGCAAATGGCAGAGTTCTACAGCAATAAG GTGCTTGTGGAGTACAAAAGCAAGGACCCTGATCATGTAGAGTGGGCAAAAGCTCTAAAAGAGCTCTTCGTGCCTAGTTTGCGTGACTATGTGAAGACATTCTACCCTTTGGGCCCTGTGTGGCAACCTCCTGGGAGTTCAACAAGCAAAGCACCTTctgctccctgccctccttctGCATCTCTTTTCAGTTCTTCAGCTCAATCATCACAACCAAAAACCGGAATGTCCGCAGTCTTCGCTGAAATCAGCTCTGGGAAATCAATGACACAAG GTCTTAGGACGGTGACAGCTGACATGAAGAGCAAGAATAGAACGGATAGAACTGGTGTTGTAGCTGCTGAAGGAAAAGAAGCTCATAAGAAACCCTCCTCTAGTTCAACCAAATTACCTTCTAAATTGGAGCTCCAAATGGGTCGCAA ATGGATTGTTGAACATCATGTTGGCAACAAGAACTTAGTAATTGAAGATTGTGATACCAAGCAATCCATATATGTATTTGGATGCAAGGATTCTGTGCTACAGGTCAAAG GAAAAGTGAACAACATAACTATTGATAAGTGTAGCAAAATGGGATTATTGTTCAAG GGTGTTGTCGCTGCTTGTGAAATTGTGAACTGCAACAGTATAGAGGTCCAATGTGAG GGCTCTGTACCAACTATATCGATTGATAACACTTCTGGCTGCCAACTTTATTTAAGCAAGGAATCTTTAGAGACATCTATAACAACTGCTAAATCTAGTGAAATCAATGCTCTTGTTCCAGATGCAAACAGCGACGGCGATTGG GCCGAGCATTCCTTACCCCAGCAGTTCATTCATGCTTTCAAAGATGGGCAATTTACAACATTACCAGCATGTCATTCAGGCGGCTGA
- the LOC4345716 gene encoding cyclase-associated protein 1 isoform X1 — protein MDEALVGRLEAAVSRLEALNGAAGATARGGYGGQVDHASAHDPAILAFDELVAGAVGRVSAAAGKIGAEVAEVTRVLEKAFLVGKDLLVRTKQTQPTVDSIAVFMGPLNETILEANSLAEGTRSSHGNHLKAAAGSLAALAWIGYTGKGCGMPLPIAHVEESWQMAEFYSNKVLVEYKSKDPDHVEWAKALKELFVPSLRDYVKTFYPLGPVWQPPGSSTSKAPSAPCPPSASLFSSSAQSSQPKTGMSAVFAEISSGKSMTQGLRTVTADMKSKNRTDRTGVVAAEGKEAHKKPSSSSTKLPSKLELQMGRKWIVEHHVGNKNLVIEDCDTKQSIYVFGCKDSVLQVKGKVNNITIDKCSKMGLLFKGVVAACEIVNCNSIEVQCEGSVPTISIDNTSGCQLYLSKESLETSITTAKSSEINALVPDANSDGDWAEHSLPQQFIHAFKDGQFTTLPACHSGG, from the exons ATGGACGAAGCCCTGGTGGGCAGGCTGGAGGCCGCGGTGTCCCGGCTCGAAGCTCTCAATGGCGCCGCCGGTGCCACGGCGAGAGGCGGCTACGGCGGCCAGGTCGACCACGCGTCGGCGCATGACCCAGCGATCCTGGCGTTCgacgagctcgtcgccggcgccgtcgggagggtgtcggcggcggccggcaagaTCGGGGCGGAGGTCGCGGAGGTGACCAGGGTGCTGGAGAAGGCGTTCTTGGTTGGGAAGGACCTTCTTGTCAGGACCAAGCAAACTCAG CCAACCGTGGATTCCATCGCAGTATTCATGGGGCCTCTGAATGAAACAATATTGGAGGCAAATTCATTGGCAGAGGGGACAAGATCGAGCCATGGCAACCATCTGAAAGCAGCCGCCGGTAGCCTGGCCGCTCTGGCGTGGATTGGGTACACCGGCAAAGGTTGCG GTATGCCCCTTCCTATTGCTCATGTAGAAGAGAGTTGGCAAATGGCAGAGTTCTACAGCAATAAG GTGCTTGTGGAGTACAAAAGCAAGGACCCTGATCATGTAGAGTGGGCAAAAGCTCTAAAAGAGCTCTTCGTGCCTAGTTTGCGTGACTATGTGAAGACATTCTACCCTTTGGGCCCTGTGTGGCAACCTCCTGGGAGTTCAACAAGCAAAGCACCTTctgctccctgccctccttctGCATCTCTTTTCAGTTCTTCAGCTCAATCATCACAACCAAAAACCGGAATGTCCGCAGTCTTCGCTGAAATCAGCTCTGGGAAATCAATGACACAAG GTCTTAGGACGGTGACAGCTGACATGAAGAGCAAGAATAGAACGGATAGAACTGGTGTTGTAGCTGCTGAAGGAAAAGAAGCTCATAAGAAACCCTCCTCTAGTTCAACCAAATTACCTTCTAAATTGGAGCTCCAAATGGGTCGCAA ATGGATTGTTGAACATCATGTTGGCAACAAGAACTTAGTAATTGAAGATTGTGATACCAAGCAATCCATATATGTATTTGGATGCAAGGATTCTGTGCTACAGGTCAAAG GAAAAGTGAACAACATAACTATTGATAAGTGTAGCAAAATGGGATTATTGTTCAAG GGTGTTGTCGCTGCTTGTGAAATTGTGAACTGCAACAGTATAGAGGTCCAATGTGAG GGCTCTGTACCAACTATATCGATTGATAACACTTCTGGCTGCCAACTTTATTTAAGCAAGGAATCTTTAGAGACATCTATAACAACTGCTAAATCTAGTGAAATCAATGCTCTTGTTCCAGATGCAAACAGCGACGGCGATTGG GCCGAGCATTCCTTACCCCAGCAGTTCATTCATGCTTTCAAAGATGGGCAATTTACAACATTACCAGCATGTCATTCAGGCGGCTGA
- the LOC4345717 gene encoding 4-coumarate--CoA ligase 5 — protein sequence MGSLPEQFVFRSRLPDIAIPDHLPLHDYVFERLADRRDRACLIDGATGETLSFGDVDALSRRVAAGLSSIGVCHGSTVMLLLPNSVEFAVAFLASSRLGAVTTTANPLHTPPEIAKQVAASGATVVVTEPAFVAKVSGLAGVTVVATGGGAERCASFAGLAAADGSALPEVAIDVANDAVALPYSSGTTGLPKGVMLSHRGLVTSVAQLVDGENPNLHLREDDVVLCVLPMFHVYSLHSILLCGMRAGAAIVVMKRFDTVKMLQLVERHGVTIAPLVPPIVVEMAKSDALDRHDLSSIRMVISGAAPMGKELQDIVHAKLPNAVLGQGYGMTEAGPVLSMCMAFAKEPTPVKSGACGTVVRNAELKIVDPDTGLSLPRNQPGEICIRGKQIMKGYLNNPEATEKTIDKDGWLHTGDIGFVDDDDEIFIVDRLKELIKYKGFQVAPAELEAMLIAHAAVADAAVVPMKDDSCGEIPVAFVVARDGSGITDDEIKQYVAKQVVFYKRLHKIFFVDAIPKAPSGKILRKDLRAKLAAGIPAC from the exons atgGGTTCGTTGCCGGAGCAGTTCGTCTTCCGCTCGAGGCTCCCCGACATCGCCATcccggaccacctcccgctGCACGACTACGTGTTCGAGcgcctcgccgaccgccgcgaCCGGGCATGCCTTATCGATGGCGCCACGGGGGAGACGCTCTCGTTCGGCGACGTCGACGCGCTGTCGCGCCGCGTGGCGGCTGGGTTGAGCTCGATTGGTGTTTGCCATGGTAGTAccgtgatgctgctgctgccgaaCTCCGTCGAGTTCGCGGTGGCGTTCCTCGCGTCGTCACGGCTCGGGGCGGTCACCACCACGGCCAACCCGCTGCACACCCCGCCGGAGATCGCCAAGCAGGTGGCGGCGTCCGGCGCGACGGTGGTGGTCACCGAGCCGGCGTTCGTCGCCAAGGTGAGCGGCCTCGCGGGCGTGACCGTCGTCGCCACCGGGGGCGGCGCCGAGAGGTGCGCGTCGTTCgcgggcctcgccgccgccgacggctcgGCGCTGCCGGAGGTCGCCATCGACGTCGCCAACGACGCCGTGGCGCTGCCCTACTCGTCGGGCACGACGGGGCTCCCCAAGGGGGTGATGCTGTCGCACCGCGGGCTGGTGACCAGCGTGGCGCagctcgtcgacggcgagaACCCGAACCTCCACCTCCGGGAGGACGACGTGGTGCTCTGCGTGCTCCCCATGTTCCACGTCTACTCCCTCCACTCCATCCTCCTCTGCGGGatgcgcgccggcgccgccatcgtGGTCATGAAGCGGTTCGACACCGTCAAGATGCTGCAGCTGGTGGAGCGCCACGGCGTCACCATCGCGCCGCTCGTCCCTCCCATCGTCGTCGAGATGGCCAAGAGCGACGCCCTCGACCGCCACGACCTCTCCTCCATCCGCATGGTCATCTCCGGCGCCGCCCCCATGGGCAAGGAGCTTCAGGACATCGTCCACGCCAAGCTCCCCAACGCCGTCCTCGGACAG GGGTACGGGATGACGGAGGCAGGGCCGGTGCTATCAATGTGCATGGCGTTCGCGAAGGAGCCGACGCCGGTGAAGTCCGGCGCGTGCGGCACGGTGGTGCGGAACGCCGAGCTGAAGATCGTCGACCCGGACACCGGCTTGTCACTCCCGCGCAACCAGCCGGGGGAGATTTGCATCAGGGGAAAACAAATCATGAAAG GATACCTGAACAACCCGGAGGCGACCGAGAAGACGATCGACAAGGACGGGTGGCTGCACACTGGCGACATCGGcttcgtcgacgacgacgacgagatctTCATCGTGGACCGGCTCAAGGAGCTCATCAAGTACAAGGGCTTCCAGGTCGCCCCCGCCGAGCTCGAGGCCATGCTCAtcgcccacgccgccgtcgccgacgccgccgtcgtccc AATGAAGGACGATTCCTGCGGCGAGATCCCAGTGGCGTTCGTCGTCGCACGCGACGGCTCGGGGATCACCGACGACGAGATCAAGCAGTACGTCGCAAAGCAG GTGGTGTTCTACAAGAGGCTGCACAAGATCTTCTTCGTGGACGCAATCCCGAAGGCGCCGTCGGGAAAGATTTTGAGGAAGGATCTGAGAGCAAAGTTGGCTGCTGGAATTCCGGCGTGCTGA